In the genome of Nerophis ophidion isolate RoL-2023_Sa linkage group LG28, RoL_Noph_v1.0, whole genome shotgun sequence, the window ccataggtgaggatgggaacgtagatcgaccggtaaattgagagctttgccttccggctcagctccttcttcaccacaacggatcgatacaacgtccgcattactgaagacgccgcaccgatccgcctgtcgatctcacgatccactcttcccccactcgtgaacaagactcctaggtacttgaactcctttttataaatgacatttttaaaatacattttcaaaaagacgttcttttTAAGCCGGGCCAACGCTGCCCGTGTAAGTAAGAGGAGCCTTTCTAATCTGTTTTGGAAAGGTTTTATTTGAATTCATGtagcaaaaaatatattaagaGAATCGTCTTTGAATCGGATTGTCTCCCCGAGAATCAGAACAGAATGATGAGGTGTTCAAAGACTGCACCTCTCCTCATCTGTCTGGGCGGGAGGAAAGTGAGCTTACTCAGTAGACCCGTTTAAGCTTTACATTACTTTTAAAGTTTAAGCTTTACATTACTTTTAAAGTTTAAGCTTTAGAACATTTGTGGGAAGAAGTTGCGTTTGTGGACACCACCGCGCTTCTTGCTCACTCCAACTTCCACACTGGAACGCTGTAAGATATTAAAATAGCAATGCTAGGACTGAGAATTGCAGTTAATGTTGCACCGCTAGCTATTTGGTTGTACTTGCTAGCATTTGGTTTCAGCTCAAAAGACCACAAAGTGCTTTTCCTTTAGCAATAAACTTTATTTGAAAGATCTAACAGGATGATTTTAATCCTTTAGTCTAACGGATCTTCCTCTCCAGTGCAGTAGGTTCCCGGCCGGATGTCTTCTCAGGAAGTACCAGCTTTAGTTTCCTCCTTGAGGAGGAGCCACCTTCCCCTGAAAGGTATTCGTGTTTGATCAGAGGGGAGGTGCCTGCTAAGGCGGTGCTTGGTGTTGCTGCACCTTGTGCGGGGATCCCTGCAGTTGGCGTGCTCCCTTCAGAGCCTGCTTGACCTTCAATTCCAAGTCTTACTCCGGCAGACATACCGACTGCCAGATTTTCAGCCACACCCCTTTTCCCAGCCTGAACGTTACTATTTACCAAGTTTTCAACAGCATTCGTTACCATGGGAATGGGAGACGTCAGCGCTGATAAGCCAGCTGGACTTTGTGGTGCTTGGATGGGAAGCACCAAGCTCTGTGGTTCTGATCCAGAGGCAATAGGGAATGAGCTCTCCCCGGTCTGAGGACTTTGAACCAAGGTTGGGTTTGACTTTGAACCTGCTTCAAGAGAAGCGCTAGCAAGATCCAGATGGCTTTGGGATAGGGACTTGATGTGTGAGGAATCAGTGGCTATGTTGGTTCCAGGTCCTCCTGGCTGGGAAAGCTGAAGAGGATCTCTCTGTGACACACTTGACTGCAAAAGGTCGGTGTGTGCCGTATTTGCGACAGGCGATACAAGGCTATCTCGTCTCAAGATGTCTTCTGATCCATCCAAGGCCAGGTCTGCTCTACTAATCAGCATGTCAGGCTCAGCACTATTGCTAAGACCAGTTTGGACCAGAGGACTTCCTACTGGGGTGGTTGGGCTGAGTAAGAGAGAACGGTTACTCTCTGTTACTGGATGATTGGTTGCCTTGGTAACAGAGAAGGGGAGTGGTTGCTGGGAAAGATGGGAACTGGCAAGAACCAAAGCAACTTGTTGAGCAGGAATATTTGGGCCCTGCTCGCTAGTGGAGGCCACCTGTGTTCCAGTGGTGGTGACATCAGTACTTCCTTCTTGTGTCGCTTCCTTGTcaccttctgctttgttttggaTCTTTTGCACACTTCCAGACAGCATCTTGCCTCCTTCTTGCTTCTTGTCACCGGGACTCAATGCCCCGCCCTTGGAGGGTTTATTTCTGCTCTCCTTCAATCGCTCACATGACCTTTCTTTGTCTTCCATCTCTTCGCTCTCTTTCCCATCTTTCCTTTTATCTTTCCCCTTCTCCTTCTCCGAGCTTCTACTGTGCTGCTCGCTTTTCCTTTTTGGATGTACTTTGCTTTTTCGGAGCGGGTTCAAGTTAATCTTAGCCTTTTGCATCCGGCTGGACTTTCTTTTGTCTTTCTCCACTCCTCGCTCCTGGCCTCGCTTCATTGCCCTTGTCCGACTGTTTCTTTCCTTCTGCCATCTTTTGGAACTCTGTAGATCAAAGGTCACGTTTCTTGGTTTGATGTTATTCATTACGTGAAGTGGGTTGACCCGAGAGCCATCAAATAGAGCCGGATCTCCACCGTTGGAGTGAATCCTACTTAGTGTCGACTGTCGGAATGTTCTATGGCAGCTCTTGCATCGTCTATTTGTGACCTCATCGTTTGGGTGCTCATCCGGTTTATGAGCGGACATGTCAGTCCATTGACCAGATGAAGTCATGGAACTACCAGCAGGAAGAAACTTGCGGGGAATGCCTGCTTCTGAATCGTCTTGCTGGTTGTCAAGTCTCCTCCTCTGAGCCTCCATCCTTAGCGTCCTCTCTGCATGTGTCACATCACTCATCCTCTCATCCCATGGATGGGCGTGGCAGTCTGCACACATGAAATAAGGCTGCTTTCCGTCAAACTGCCCGCCATGCCAAGGCAAAGTCTCGCTGTCCAGTAGCTGGTGGGCTTGCAAAAAGAGCTGTCTCTGCTTCTCCGCCAGCTCATGGTTGTTGATGAGACAGTTTGCCACCGTGCCGCTTCCTCCCCTCAGGTTTTGGCTTTCTGGCACTTTCTTTCGCCGAGAAAGTTGATAGTAGATCAACACTACTAGCAGCGTCAAGGCGATGCCACCTGTTTCCAAGCAAGATGGATAGTTTTATATAGGATGTATCTTCAGGTTTTAATCATAAAGTAGAAAACAACAAACGCTTAGCCATCCAAACAGATCAAACACTACAACTTTAGCACTATCAGTGAAGCCTAGGGACATTTttgttcatccaggtcattgtattgaCCTTATTTGACCACAACTGGACTGTTCCAGACTTAGAAGATGTCTCACCTGTCTTCCAAgtgggcttcatcagttcatagaCTTTggtcggtcagatctagtctgactGATCTAAGTGTCTGTGAAGTGAGGCATAAGAaacaccaaacatgcaaaatgattGGCTTTTCTAAAAGTGGATTTATTTGAATGATTCAATAAATACTTAATGAGTGTATAAGTCTTTGGAGCACACTCAACAATACTGAGATAATAActatcactgtgatccttttggtcgttaataaccatcactgtgatccttttggtcgttaacgaccatcactgtgatccttttggtcgttaacgaccatcactgtgatccttttggtcgttaacgaccatcactgtgatccttttggtcgttgacGACCATCACTgggatccttttggtcgttgacgaccatcactgtgatccttttggtcgttgacgaccatcactgtgatcgttttggtcgttaacgaccatcactgtgatccttttggtcgttgacGACCATCACTgggatccttttggtcgttaacgaccatcactgtgatccttttggtcgttaacgaccatcactgtaatccttttggtcgttaacgacaatcactgtgatccttttggtcgttaacgaccatcactgtgatccttttgatCGTTAACGAcaatcactgtgatccttttggtcgttaacgaccatcactgggATCCTTTTgttcgttaacgaccatcactgtgatcgttttggtcgttaacgaccatcactgtgatcgttttggtcgttaacgaccatcactgtgatccttttggtcgttaacgaccatcactgtgatccttttggtcgttaacgaccatcactgtgatccttttggtcgttaacgaccatcactgtgatccttttggtcgttgacGACCATCACTgggatccttttggtcgttaacgaccatcactgtgatccttttggtcgttgacGACCATCACTgggatccttttggtcgttaacgaccatcactgtgatccttttggtcgttgacgaccatcactgtgatcgttttggtcgttaacgaccatcactgtgatccttttggtcgttaacgaccatcactgtgatccttttggtcgttgacgaccatcactgtgatcgtTTTGGTCGTtgacgaccatcactgtgatccttttggtcgttgacgaccatcactgtgatcgttttggtcgttaacgaccatcactgtgatccttttggtcgttaacgaccatcactgtgatccttttggtcgttaacgaccatcactgtgatccttttggtcgttaacgaccatcactgtgatcgttttggtcgttaacgaccatcaccgtgatccttttggtcgttaacgaccatcaccgtgatccttttggtcgttaacgaccatcaccgtgatccttttggtcgttaacgaccatcaccgtgatccttttggtcgttaacgaccatcaccgtgatccttttggtcgttaacaaccatcaccgtgatccttttggtcgttaacgaccatcaccgtgatccttttggtcgttaacgaccatcaccgtgatccttttggtcgttaacgaccatcaccgtgattcttttggtcgttaacgaccatcaccgtgatccttttggtcgttaacgaccatcaccgtgatccttttggtcgttaacgaccatcaccgtgatccttttggtcgttaacgaccatcaccgtgatccttttggtcgttaacgaccatcaccgtgatccttttggtcgttaacgaccatcaccgtgatccttttggtcgttgacgaccatcaccgtgatccttttggtcgttgacgaccatcaccgtgatccttttggtcgttgacgaccatcaccgtgatccttttggtcgttgacGACCATCACCgggatccttttggtcgttgacgaccatcaccgtgatccttttggtcgttaacgaccatcactgtgatccttttggtcgttaacgaccatcactgtgatccttttggtcgttaacgaccatcactgtgatccttttggtcgttgacGACCATCACTgggatccttttggtcgttgacgaccatcactgtgatccttttggtcgttaacaaccatcactgtgatccttttggtcgttaacgaccatcactgtgatccttttggtcgttgacgaccatcactgtgatccttttggtcgttaacgaccatcactgtgatcgttttggtcgttaacgaccatcactgtgatccttttggtcgttgacGACCATCACTgggatccttttggtcgttaacgaccatcactgtgatccttttggtcgttaacgaccatcaccgtGATCCTTTTGATCGTTAACGAcaatcactgtgatccttttggtcgttaacgaccatcactgggATCCTTTTgttcgttaacgaccatcactgtgatcgttttggtcgttaacgaccatcactgtgatcgttttggtcgttaacgaccatcactgtgatccttttggtcgttaacgaccatcactgtgatccttttggtcgttaacgaccatcactgtgatccttttggtcgttaacgaccatcactgtgatccttttggtcgttaacgaccatcactgtgatccttttggtcgttaacgaccatcactgtgatcgttttggtcgttaacgaccatcactgtgatccttttggtcgttaacgaccatcactgtgatccttttggtcgttaacgaccatcactgtgatccttttggtcgttaacgaccatcactgtgatccttttggtcgttaacgaccatcactgtgatccttttggtcgttgacGACCATCACTgggatccttttggtcgttaacgaccatcactgtgatccttttggtcgttgacgaccatcactgtgatcgttttggtcgttaacgaccatcactgtgatccttttggtcgttaacgaccatcactgtgatccttttggtcgttgacgaccatcactgtgatccttttggtcgttgacgaccatcactgtgatcgttttggtcgttaacgaccatcactgtgatccttttggtcgttaacgaccatcactgtgatccttttggtcgttaacgaccatcactgtgatccttttggtcgttaacgaccatcactgtgatcgttttggtcgttaacgaccatcaccttgatccttttggtcgttaacgaccatcaccgtgatccttttggtcgttaacgaccatcaccgtgatccttttggtcgttaacgaccatcaccgtgatccttttggtcgttaacgaccatcaccgtgatccttttggtcgttaacgaccatcaccgtgatccttttggtcgttaacgaccatcaccgtgatccttttggtcgttaacgaccatcaccgtgatccttttggtcgttaacgaccatcaccgtgatccttttggtcgttaacgaccatcaccgtgatccttttggtcgttaacgaccatcaccgtgatccttttggtcgttgacgaccatcaccgtgatccttttggtcgttgacgaccatcaccgtgatccttttggtcgttgacgaccatcaccgtgatccttttggtcgttgacgaccatcaccgtgatccttttggtcgttgacgaccatcaccgtgatccttttggtcgttaacgaccatcaccgtgatccttttggtcgttaacgaccatcaccgtgatccttttggtcgttaacgaccatcaccgtgatccttttggtcgttgacgaccatcaccgtgatccttttggtcgttgacgaccatcaccgtgatccttttggtcgttgacgaccatcaccgtgatccttttggtcgttgacgaccatcaccgtgatccttttggtcgttaacaaccatcactgtgatccttttggtcgttaacgaccatcaccgtgatccttttggtcgttgacgaccatcaccgtgatccttttggtcgttgacgaccatcaccgtgatccttttggtcgttgacgaccatcaccgtgatccttttggtcgttgacgaccatcaccgtgatccttttggtcgttaacgaccatcacagtgatccttttggtcgttaacgaccatcactgtgatccttttggtcgttaacgaccatcactgtgatccttttggtcgttaacgaccatcactgtgatccttttggtcgttaacgaccatcactgtgatccttttggtcgttgacGACCATCACTgggatccttttggtcgttaacgaccatcactgtgatccttttggtcgttgacgaccatcactgtgatcgttttggtcgttaacgaccatcactgtgatccttttggtcgttaacgaccatcactgtgatccttttggtcgttgacgaccatcactgtgatccttttggtcgttgacgaccatcactgtgatcgttttggtcgttaacgaccatcactgtgatccttttggtcgttaacgaccatcactgtgatccttttggtcgttaacgaccatcactgtgatccttttggtcgttaacgaccatcactgtgatcgttttggtcgttaacgaccatcaccttgatccttttggtcgttaacgaccatcaccgtgatccttttggtcgttaacgaccatcaccgtgatccttttggtcgttaacgaccatcaccgtgatccttttggtcgttaacgaccatcaccgtgatccttttggtcgttaacgaccatcaccgtgatccttttggtcgttaacgaccatcaccgtgatccttttggtcgttaacgaccatcaccgtgatccttttggtcgttaacgaccatcaccgtgatccttttggtcgttaacgaccatcaccgtgatccttttggtcgttaacgaccatcaccgtgatccttttggtcgttgacgaccatcaccgtgatccttttggtcgttgacgaccatcaccgtgatccttttggtcgttgacgaccatcaccgtgatccttttggtcgttgacgaccatcaccgtgatccttttggtcgttgacgaccatcaccgtgatccttttggtcgttaacgaccatcaccgtgatccttttggtcgttaacgaccatcaccgtgatccttttggtcgttaacgaccatcaccgtgatccttttggtcgttgacgaccatcaccgtgatccttttggtcgttgacgaccatcaccgtgatccttttggtcgttgacgaccatcaccgtgatccttttggtcgttgacgaccatcaccgtgatccttttggtcgttaacaaccatcactgtgatccttttggtcgttaacgaccatcaccgtgatccttttggtcgttgacgaccatcaccgtgatccttttggtcgttgacgaccatcaccgtgatccttttggtcgttgacgaccatcaccgtgatccttttggtcgttgacgaccatcaccgtgatccttttggtcgttaacgaccatcacagtgatccttttggtcgttaacgaccatcactgtgatccttttggtcgttaacgaccatcactgtgatccttttggtcgttaacgaccatcactgtgatccttttggtcgttaacgaccatcaccgtgatccttttggtcgttaacgaccatcaccgtgatccttttggtcgttaacgaccatcactgtgatccttttggtcgttaacgaccatcactgtgatccttttggtcgttaacgaccatcaccgtgatccttttggtcgttaacgaccatcaccgtgatccttttggtcgttaacgaccatcaccgtgatccttttggacgttaacgaccatcaccgtgatccttttggtcgttgacgaccatcactgtgatccttttggtcgttaacgaccatcaccgtgatccttttggtcgttgacgaccatcaccgtgatccttttggtcgttaacgaccatcactgtgatccttttggtcgttaacgaccatcactgtgatccttttggtcgttaacgaccatcactgtgatccttttggtcgttaacgaccatcactgtgatccttttggtcgttaacgaccatcactgtgatccttttggtcgttaacgaccatcactgtgatccttttggtcgttaacgaccatcactgtgatccttttggtcgttaacaacCATCACTGTGATCGTTTTAATCCTGATACGCAGGACCACACAAGAAGCTAACCGCTAAAGCTTCAATATAAGGTAGGTGTGATCGATCCACATGTCGATACTATTGATACCTACTATAGGTATCATCATATAAATGAAACAAAAGTActtacattgacatttttttacttgttcttattattaaaaaatatattagtttttaGTATTGTTTCCAAACTCAGGGAAGAACTTACAGGATAGGGCAGGAAGACTTTGAGTGCACTTAGTTATGTGTATTGTTTAGTGTACTAGCTGCTGGATTTTGGTATAAAAGAACTATGTATCATTTACGATCACACATTTGATACATCTTGTCATTTACAACAATACCAGACTTGGGTTTACGTGAAGTACTTGGaataaaacattttcacttcTATCATCTACAGGCAtggcattttttctttttttttaatctctaaaaatactaaaaaatattttctgtttttctttgtattttctgacctacaatgtgtgttaaagTCTGGATCggtctctttgccatacctgccaacaactacaTAATGAGTGAGGGGTTTGATCATCCTGTGGTAAATAGTCAAGTTTTCCATGAAACATGATGAAGTTAAAAATGAAAGCTACGTAGCGTAGCAGCTTCACAGGCAGAAGACAAACTATACAGgaaatgattggttggtttacgtacaagaacatctatgatgattggttgtttacatataagaacatctatgatgattggttgtttacatataagaacatctatgatgattggttgtttacgtataagaacatctatgatgattggttgtttacatacaagaacatctatgatgattggttgtttacacataagaacatctatgatgattggttgtttacatataagaacatctatgatgattggttgtttacatataagaacatctatgatgattggttgtttacatataagaacatctatgatgattggttgtttacgtataagaacatctatgatgattggttgtttacatataagaacatctatgatgattggttgtttacatataagaacatctatgatgattggttgtttacgtataagaacatctatgatgattggttgtttacgtataagaacatctatgatgattggttgtttaggtacaagaacatctatgatgattggttgtttacgtataagaacatctatgatgattggttgtttacgtataagaacatctatgatgattggttgtttacatacaagaacatctatgatgattggttgtttaggTACAAGAACATCTaggatgattggttgtttacgtacaagaacatctatgatgattggttgtttacatacaagaacatctatgatgattggttgtttacatataagaacatctatgatgattggttgtttacatacaagaacatctatgatgattggttgtttacatacaagaacatctatgatgattggttgtttacatacaagaacatctatgatgattggttgtttacatacaagaacatctatgatgattggttgtttacgtataagaacatctatgatgactggttgtttacgtataagaacatctatgatgattggttgtttacatataagaacatctatgatgattggttgtttacgtataagaacatctatgatgattggttgtttacatataagaacatctatgatgattggttgtttacatataagaacatctatgatgattggttgtttacatacaagaacatctatgatgattggttgtttacatataagaacatctatgatgattggttgtttacgtataagaacatctatgatgattggttgtttacatataagaacatctatgatgattggttgtttacatataagaacatctatgatgattggttgtttacatataagaacatctatgatgattggttgtttacgtataagaacatctatgatgattggttgtttacgtataagaacatctatgatgattggttgtttacatacaagaacatctatgatgattggttgtttaggtacaagaacatctatgatgattggttgtttacgtacaagaacatctatgatgattggttgtttatgtacaagaacatctatgatgattggttgtttacgtataagaacatctatgatgattggttgtttacatataagaacatctatgatgattggttgtttacgtataagaacatctatgatgattggttgtttacatataagaacatctatgatgattggttgtttacatataagaacatctatgatgattggttgtttacatacaagaacatctatgatgattggttgtttacatacaagaacatctatgatgattggttgtttacatacaagaacatctatgatgattggttgtttacatataagaacatctatgatgattggttgtttacgtataagaacatctatgatgattggttgtttacatataagaacatctatgatgattggttgtttacgtataagaacatctatgatgattggttgtttacatataagaacatctatgatgattggttgtttacgtataagaacatctatgatgattggttgtttaggtacaagaacatctatgatgattggttgtttacgtataagaacatctatgatgattggttgtttacatacaagaacatctatgatgattggttgtttacatacaagaacatctatgatgattggttgtttacatataagaacatctatgatgattggttgtttacgtataagaacatctatgatgattggttgtttacatataagaacatctatgatgattggttgtttacgtataagaacatctatgatgattggttgtttacatacaagaacatctatgatgattggttgtttacatataagaacatctatgatgattggttgtttacgtataagaacatctatgatgattggttgtttacatacaagaacatctatgatgattggttgtttacgtataagaacatctatgatgattggttgtttacatacaagaacatctatgatgattggttgtttaggtacaagaacatctatgatgattggttgtttacgtacaagaacatctatgatgattggttgtttacgtataagaacatctatgatgattggttgtttacgtacaagaacatctatgatgattggttgtttatgtacaagaacatctatgatgattggttgtttacgtataagaacatctatgatgattggttgtttacatacaagaacatctatgatgattggttgtttacgtataagaacatctatgatgattggttgtttacatacaagaacatctatgatgattggttgtttacatacaagaacatctatgatgattggttgtttacatataagaaca includes:
- the LOC133545649 gene encoding uncharacterized protein LOC133545649 isoform X2; the encoded protein is MLLTWSSEAPETTKALLLTEGSIAAVQSGSFLALSDITVIGLSYNRISALGEQSFRNLPFLHTLLLDHNLLTSQALQEEALTGLARLQVLALGHNHLSKIQADWFQGTSALRSLKLEGNRITGLDAGSLPLNGLKDLESLDLSDNLISHLDRKSFRGLVRLHHLDLSRNRLSSAASQAFSYLSWLTDLNLDLNSWNCTCQLLDLAAFLSAFIQQPDKILYNGQRMLCVSADNPSVSTVLELTQANCVASNQNISVQVETRDSVTAKIYARDLAITAVLCFIGGIALTLLVVLIYYQLSRRKKVPESQNLRGGSGTVANCLINNHELAEKQRQLFLQAHQLLDSETLPWHGGQFDGKQPYFMCADCHAHPWDERMSDVTHAERTLRMEAQRRRLDNQQDDSEAGIPRKFLPAGSSMTSSGQWTDMSAHKPDEHPNDEVTNRRCKSCHRTFRQSTLSRIHSNGGDPALFDGSRVNPLHVMNNIKPRNVTFDLQSSKRWQKERNSRTRAMKRGQERGVEKDKRKSSRMQKAKINLNPLRKSKVHPKRKSEQHSRSSEKEKGKDKRKDGKESEEMEDKERSCERLKESRNKPSKGGALSPGDKKQEGGKMLSGSVQKIQNKAEGDKEATQEGSTDVTTTGTQVASTSEQGPNIPAQQVALVLASSHLSQQPLPFSVTKATNHPVTESNRSLLLSPTTPVGSPLVQTGLSNSAEPDMLISRADLALDGSEDILRRDSLVSPVANTAHTDLLQSSVSQRDPLQLSQPGGPGTNIATDSSHIKSLSQSHLDLASASLEAGSKSNPTLVQSPQTGESSFPIASGSEPQSLVLPIQAPQSPAGLSALTSPIPMVTNAVENLVNSNVQAGKRGVAENLAVGMSAGVRLGIEGQAGSEGSTPTAGIPAQGAATPSTALAGTSPLIKHEYLSGEGGSSSRRKLKLVLPEKTSGREPTALERKIR
- the LOC133545649 gene encoding uncharacterized protein LOC133545649 isoform X1; this encodes MLLTWSSGVVLMLLLLILAVQRAVPGPSCPASCVLCSDKAVICHRLAGIIEAPETTKALLLTEGSIAAVQSGSFLALSDITVIGLSYNRISALGEQSFRNLPFLHTLLLDHNLLTSQALQEEALTGLARLQVLALGHNHLSKIQADWFQGTSALRSLKLEGNRITGLDAGSLPLNGLKDLESLDLSDNLISHLDRKSFRGLVRLHHLDLSRNRLSSAASQAFSYLSWLTDLNLDLNSWNCTCQLLDLAAFLSAFIQQPDKILYNGQRMLCVSADNPSVSTVLELTQANCVASNQNISVQVETRDSVTAKIYARDLAITAVLCFIGGIALTLLVVLIYYQLSRRKKVPESQNLRGGSGTVANCLINNHELAEKQRQLFLQAHQLLDSETLPWHGGQFDGKQPYFMCADCHAHPWDERMSDVTHAERTLRMEAQRRRLDNQQDDSEAGIPRKFLPAGSSMTSSGQWTDMSAHKPDEHPNDEVTNRRCKSCHRTFRQSTLSRIHSNGGDPALFDGSRVNPLHVMNNIKPRNVTFDLQSSKRWQKERNSRTRAMKRGQERGVEKDKRKSSRMQKAKINLNPLRKSKVHPKRKSEQHSRSSEKEKGKDKRKDGKESEEMEDKERSCERLKESRNKPSKGGALSPGDKKQEGGKMLSGSVQKIQNKAEGDKEATQEGSTDVTTTGTQVASTSEQGPNIPAQQVALVLASSHLSQQPLPFSVTKATNHPVTESNRSLLLSPTTPVGSPLVQTGLSNSAEPDMLISRADLALDGSEDILRRDSLVSPVANTAHTDLLQSSVSQRDPLQLSQPGGPGTNIATDSSHIKSLSQSHLDLASASLEAGSKSNPTLVQSPQTGESSFPIASGSEPQSLVLPIQAPQSPAGLSALTSPIPMVTNAVENLVNSNVQAGKRGVAENLAVGMSAGVRLGIEGQAGSEGSTPTAGIPAQGAATPSTALAGTSPLIKHEYLSGEGGSSSRRKLKLVLPEKTSGREPTALERKIR